Proteins encoded together in one Entomobacter blattae window:
- a CDS encoding OpgC family protein: protein MDALRGVALTMMFVDHIPQNLLSKFTMRNVGFADAAEIFVILAGFASWLAYGRGIIRQGWPQILLRLLRRCVTLYIYQLCMAVGSIVIILLWRRFTPVPVDFLEPELAYNFWSWWRLVLLEALPSNLNILPLYIVLLALFPLIFLGIQWNVGATLAISGAIWLYANINPAFNFTNWLDPDGWYFDPVAWQFLFVLGVVSAWYTTPRGGSFPRRHWLVVLCWGYLVFSLLQVFPWQNWGLGDMRLLTDLASPSKTVLAPFRLLDVLAIFYLVQSSQWASRLSESRAGQILALYGRHSLEVFSAGTILDLLGRLLFVTFDDGWVLQIGVNVVGLGLLYGLAKILDGYRKKQKEQLKAKTAERAASKAASSS from the coding sequence GTGGATGCCCTGAGAGGGGTGGCCCTAACCATGATGTTTGTTGACCATATTCCCCAAAATCTGTTGAGCAAATTTACCATGCGCAATGTGGGGTTTGCAGATGCGGCAGAAATTTTTGTGATTCTGGCGGGCTTTGCCTCATGGTTGGCTTATGGGCGGGGTATTATCAGGCAAGGGTGGCCTCAGATATTGCTGCGCTTGTTGCGCCGCTGTGTGACCCTTTATATTTATCAGCTCTGTATGGCTGTTGGCAGTATTGTGATTATTTTGCTCTGGCGGCGTTTTACACCCGTGCCGGTGGATTTTCTTGAGCCGGAGCTTGCCTATAATTTTTGGTCGTGGTGGCGGCTGGTGTTGTTGGAGGCCTTGCCAAGTAACTTGAATATTTTGCCGCTCTATATTGTGCTATTGGCTCTTTTCCCCCTTATTTTTCTGGGGATTCAATGGAATGTTGGCGCCACTTTGGCCATTAGTGGAGCTATTTGGCTTTATGCCAACATTAACCCTGCTTTTAATTTTACAAACTGGCTCGACCCCGATGGCTGGTATTTTGACCCCGTAGCCTGGCAGTTCCTATTTGTGCTGGGGGTGGTTTCAGCCTGGTATACCACCCCTCGTGGGGGGAGCTTTCCACGGCGGCATTGGCTGGTGGTGCTGTGCTGGGGGTATCTGGTTTTCTCGCTCTTGCAGGTTTTCCCCTGGCAAAATTGGGGCTTGGGCGATATGCGGCTTCTCACCGACTTGGCTTCTCCTTCTAAAACTGTGCTGGCGCCTTTTAGGCTTTTGGACGTGTTAGCCATTTTTTATTTGGTGCAGAGCTCGCAATGGGCCAGTAGACTTTCTGAAAGTCGGGCTGGGCAAATTCTAGCCTTGTATGGCCGTCATTCGCTTGAGGTATTCTCAGCTGGTACTATTCTTGATCTGCTGGGCCGGCTGTTGTTTGTCACCTTCGATGATGGCTGGGTCCTTCAGATTGGGGTTAACGTGGTTGGTTTGGGGCTTTTATATGGCCTGGCCAAGATATTGGATGGCTACCGTAAAAAACAAAAAGAACAGCTTAAGGCTAAAACGGCAGAAAGGGCAGCCTCAAAGGCAGCCTCTTCTTCCTAG
- a CDS encoding DegQ family serine endoprotease: MLAKAAGPGIIPAEAGGDSPQVSLAASNALKPTEPPQPASSAYMPRSFADIADKLLPAVVNISTTETVQPGSNSDEDDGNGEGGDEGDPNNTMPEMPKFPPGSPFEKFFHDFMNRQRNGGGAPAPRRMQALGSGFIIDPSGIVVTNNHVVRHADQITVTLQDNTALTAKLIGHDDRTDLAILKIEPKTKLAAVAFGNSDTARIGDWVVAIGNPFGLAGSVTAGIVSSRGRNIEQGPYDDFIQTDAPINKGNSGGPLFNLKGEVIGINTAIFSPSGGSIGIGFAIPSNEARAIVEQLRKNGKVLRGWIGVRIQPVNQDIADSLGLPSAQGALVAGVEPKGPAEKAHLQSGDVLLTLDGKPIEARFLPRMVADVPVGRVIKLGVWRQGKKLTLPLTIAALPEEPAQASSAQQPKKEKGHKPNSTNIGALGFFVSEITPPLRQKFSLPDSAKGVVVTQIGENSPVADRDLRVGDVILQVQQDKVTTVTELSHAIEQAKKQNRKFVLLLVQSGDSTHWVPVPLGK, from the coding sequence ATGTTGGCCAAAGCCGCAGGGCCTGGGATTATTCCTGCGGAGGCTGGGGGTGATTCCCCACAGGTTTCCTTGGCTGCCTCCAATGCCCTCAAACCTACAGAACCCCCACAGCCTGCTTCTTCTGCTTATATGCCCCGTAGCTTTGCCGATATAGCCGATAAGCTCTTGCCGGCCGTTGTGAATATTTCCACAACAGAAACAGTTCAGCCTGGCAGTAATTCCGATGAAGATGACGGCAATGGGGAGGGGGGTGATGAGGGCGATCCGAACAACACCATGCCAGAAATGCCCAAGTTTCCACCAGGTTCTCCCTTTGAAAAATTTTTTCATGATTTTATGAACCGCCAGCGCAATGGTGGAGGGGCACCAGCGCCTAGGCGTATGCAAGCCTTGGGGTCTGGCTTTATTATAGATCCCTCAGGTATTGTGGTGACCAACAATCATGTTGTCCGTCATGCGGATCAGATTACCGTAACCTTGCAAGATAATACCGCCCTGACCGCCAAGTTGATTGGCCATGATGACCGCACAGACCTGGCCATTTTGAAAATAGAGCCCAAAACCAAGCTGGCAGCCGTGGCGTTTGGCAATAGCGATACAGCCAGGATTGGCGATTGGGTGGTTGCCATTGGCAACCCCTTTGGGCTGGCAGGCTCTGTCACGGCTGGTATTGTCTCTTCTCGGGGGCGCAATATCGAGCAAGGCCCTTATGATGACTTTATTCAAACCGATGCGCCTATTAACAAGGGCAATTCGGGTGGGCCGCTCTTTAACCTGAAAGGAGAGGTGATTGGGATTAATACGGCCATTTTCTCTCCGTCAGGGGGGTCTATCGGGATTGGGTTTGCCATTCCTTCAAACGAGGCCCGTGCCATTGTGGAACAGTTGCGTAAAAACGGTAAGGTTTTGCGTGGCTGGATTGGGGTGAGGATTCAGCCCGTTAACCAAGATATAGCCGATAGTCTTGGCCTGCCATCTGCCCAAGGGGCTTTAGTTGCCGGGGTTGAACCTAAGGGGCCGGCTGAAAAGGCCCACCTTCAGAGTGGTGATGTGCTGCTCACCCTGGATGGAAAGCCCATTGAAGCCCGTTTTCTGCCCCGTATGGTGGCCGATGTTCCTGTAGGGCGTGTCATTAAGCTTGGGGTATGGCGCCAAGGTAAGAAGCTGACCTTACCCTTGACCATTGCCGCCCTGCCGGAGGAGCCCGCTCAGGCGTCTTCTGCCCAACAGCCTAAAAAGGAAAAGGGCCATAAGCCAAATAGCACCAATATCGGAGCTCTGGGCTTTTTTGTCAGCGAGATAACTCCTCCTCTTCGGCAAAAATTCAGCCTGCCTGACTCTGCTAAAGGGGTCGTTGTAACCCAGATAGGCGAAAACAGCCCCGTAGCCGATCGGGACTTGCGTGTGGGAGATGTTATCTTGCAGGTTCAGCAAGATAAGGTGACCACCGTTACTGAGTTGAGTCACGCTATTGAGCAGGCTAAAAAGCAGAATCGGAAATTTGTTCTGCTCTTGGTGCAAAGTGGTGACAGTACCCATTGGGTTCCCGTGCCCTTGGGCAAGTAA